One genomic segment of Hordeum vulgare subsp. vulgare chromosome 2H, MorexV3_pseudomolecules_assembly, whole genome shotgun sequence includes these proteins:
- the LOC123429523 gene encoding berberine bridge enzyme-like Cyn d 4 has product MQSSMPCSSRTMALAMLLVSALFFVASHAAFPIPVQAAADDFLRCMSASVPGNLLFPRSSPSFASVLASSVRNPRFLGPAVVRPLCIVTATNASHVQAAVVCGRRHGVRLRVRSGGHDYEGLSFRSARPEEFAVVDLAALRSVRVTVREPAEAWVESGATLGELYHAIGKATNLHAFPGGLCPTVGVGGHLSGGGFGMLLRKYGLASDHVINAVMVDAEGRLLDKQAMGRDVFWAIRGGGGGSFGIVLSWKVRLVAVPPRVTVFTVVKSAQQGAADVLAKWQEVAPALPDDLLVRVVVQGDKARFQALYLGTRDALLPVMGSRFPELGVNPAHCKEMSWIQSVPYIYIGDTATVDDILNRTVPRDSAANKATSDYVRRPISRDVWARIFSDWLARPDAGLMILDPYGGSIARVPDHVTPFSHRAGVLYNVQYMNFWGGGGDGAAQTRWVRDMYAFMEPHVSNNPREAYINYRDLDIGQNVVGAGGVTSFEAGRVWGEKYYSKANFRRLAMAKAKIDPRDYFRSEQSIPPLVLVGENVPHVDSVMNLHPGWWTVDCGAGSLCSRLTSILTKLMPAFS; this is encoded by the coding sequence ATGCAGAGCTCGATGCCCTGCAGTTCGCGAACCATGGCGCTCGCAATGCTGCTCGTCTCCGCCCTCTTCTTCGTCGCTTCCCATGCAGCATTTCCTATCCCTGTCCAAGCTGCCGCCGACGACTTCCTCCGGTGCATGTCGGCGTCCGTCCCCGGCAATCTTCTCTTCCCgcggagctcgccgtcgttcgcgTCCGTCCTGGCGTCGTCCGTCCGGAACCCGCGGTTCCTCGGGCCGGCCGTGGTGCGGCCGCTCTGCATCGTCACGGCGACCAACGCATCCCACGTCCAGGCCGCCGTCGTCTGCGGCCGCCGGCACGGCGTGCGCCTCCGCGTGCGCAGCGGCGGGCACGACTACGAGGGCCTCTCGTTCCGGTCCGCGCGGCCCGAGGAGTTCGCCGTCGTCGACCTCGCCGCCCTCCGCTCCGTGCGCGTCACCGTGAGGGAGCCGGCCGAGGCGTGGGTCGAGTCCGGCGCCACGCTCGGGGAGCTGTACCACGCCATCGGGAAGGCGACGAACCTGCACGCGTTCCCGGGGGGGCTCTGCCCGACGGTGGGCGTCGGGGGCCACCTCAGCGGCGGCGGCTTCGGCATGCTCCTGCGCAAGTACGGCCTCGCCTCCGACCACGTCATCAACGCCGTGATGGTCGACGCCGAGGGACGGCTCCTGGACAAGCAGGCAATGGGGCGCGACGTCTTCTGGGCCatccggggcggcggcggcgggagcttCGGCATCGTGCTGTCGTGGAAGGTGAGGCTCGTGGCCGTGCCGCCGAGGGTCACGGTGTTCACCGTCGTCAAGTCGGCCCAGCAGGGCGCCGCGGACGTGCTCGCCAAGTGGCAAGAGGTGGCCCCTGCTCTCCCCGACGACCTGCTGGTTCGGGTGGTCGTCCAGGGTGACAAGGCGAGGTTCCAGGCCCTGTACCTGGGCACCCGCGACGCGCTCCTGCCGGTGATGGGCAGCCGCTTCCCGGAGCTCGGCGTCAACCCGGCGCACTGCAAGGAGATGTCCTGGATCCAGTCCGTGCCCTACATCTACATCGGCGACACGGCCACCGTCGACGACATCCTCAACCGGACCGTCCCCAGGGACTCCGCCGCCAACAAGGCCACGTCCGACTACGTCCGCCGCCCCATCTCCAGGGACGTGTGGGCGCGCATCTTCTCCGACTGGCTCGCAAGGCCCGACGCGGGGCTCATGATCCTCGACCCCTACGGCGGAAGCATCGCCCGCGTGCCCGACCACGTCACGCCCTTCTCGCACCGCGCCGGCGTGCTCTACAACGTGCAGTACATGAACttctggggcggcggcggcgacggcgccgCGCAGACCAGGTGGGTCAGGGACATGTACGCCTTCATGGAGCCCCACGTCAGCAACAACCCGAGGGAGGCCTACATCAACTACAGGGACCTCGACATCGGCCAAAACGTCGTCGGCGCCGGCGGCGTCACCAGCTTCGAGGCCGGCAGGGTGTGGGGGGAGAAGTACTACTCCAAGGCCAACTTCAGAAGGCTCGCCATGGCCAAGGCTAAGATCGACCCCCGCGACTACTTCAGGAGCGAGCAGAGCATCCCGCCGcttgttcttgttggggagaaCGTGCCGCACGTTGATAGCGTGATGAATCTCCATCCTGGTTGGTGGACGGTGGACTGCGGGGCAGGCAGTCTCTGCTCACGCCTTACCTCCATCTTAACTAAGCTCATGCCTGCTTTCTCTTAG